From a single Hippoglossus stenolepis isolate QCI-W04-F060 chromosome 2, HSTE1.2, whole genome shotgun sequence genomic region:
- the kat14 gene encoding cysteine-rich protein 2-binding protein gives MDSSSEPLGAGEDEAACTSASEGLEEGEVEGETLLIVESEDQGSVDLSHDQSGDSLTSDVGEEADGSWACEDMSFYCDRCHKWTPAAQLRGEQPSYLKGDNFFKFLCCDCSEDGKESFDRMRLTWQQVVMLAMYNLSLEGTGRQGYFRWKEDICAFIGRHWNFLLGTRKKTSTWWSTVAGCLSVGSPTFFRSGAQEFGEPGWWKLVQNRPPTLRPEVEKSTTKTKASKPVVDPIITVEGLRKRGARNPVENAMQLKEKRSRTQEAKDIRRAQKEAVGGYTDRSASSTPVKLGGGRSGTTGRRPDLILEKGEVIDFSSLSSSDQTPLTSPSPSPSPDFSAPGTPASQSATPSLLSEADLIPDAMPPQALFHDDEEIETEGMIDPGMEYIPPPSASLVARKKLRQAPPHIKREADSEEDDGREHEDDFEEPVGRGEGPSLSAGGCVGAGGPERRRITHPDKADGSGGISQNPRYAPLTLYEERMLLRRLDACPLALAVTPQAKRLHRKLLIRQAKRQRGLPLLDIDRAVNATLSLVGGIYGAQEAGTLMGGGVMGKYCTNSHELRILDRFQTNFSSRRGVQQPSVSFWHRLMGAEGSLDQSIKSPYTSRILKPFIRRDYESRPVKLKLLAEIRAHPHRAEPDWVPEPNAPIDYCYVRPNHIPSVNAMCHDSFWPGVDLSECLQYPDFSVVVLYQKVVIGFGFMVPDVKYNEAYISFLQVHPEWRRAGIGTFMIYHLIQTCMGKDVTLHVSASNPAMLLYQKFGFKAEEYILDFYDKYYPVDSTECRHAFFLRLRR, from the exons ATGGACAGCAGCAGTGAGCCGCTGGGGGCGGGTGAGGATGAGGCGGCGTGTACGTCGGCCTCTGAGGGtctggaggagggggaggtggagggggagacgCTGCTGATAGTTGAGTCGGAGGATCAGGGCTCAGTGGATCTGTCACATGACCAGAGCGGAGACTCTCTGACCAGTGACGTGGGCGAAGAGGCCGACGGCAGCTGGGCCTGCGAGGACATGTCCTTCTACTGCGACCGCTGCCACAAGTGGACGCCTGCAG CTCAGCTCCGCGGCGAACAGCCCAGTTACCTGAAGGGAGACAACTTCTTTAAGTTCCTCTGCTGCGACTGTTCCGAGGACGGGAAGGAGAGTTTCGACAGGATGAGACTCACCTGGCAGCAG GTGGTGATGTTGGCCATGTACAATCTGTCTCTGGAGGGAACGGGTCGTCAGGGTTACTTCAGGTGGAAGGAGGATATCTGTGCTTTCATTGGTCGACACTGGAACTTCCTGCTGGGAACAAG GAAGAAAACGTCGACATGGTGGAGCACGGTGGCCGGCTGCCTGTCGGTCGGTAGTCCCACCTTCTTCCGCTCTGGAGCGCAGGAGTTTGGTGAACCAGGCTGGTGGAAACTGGTCCAGAATCGACCTCCGACCCTGAGACCAGAGGTGGAAAAGTCCACCACTAAGACTAAAG CCTCCAAACCTGTCGTGGACCCGATCATCACCGTGGAGGGTCTGAGGAAACGTGGAGCCAGAAACCCAGTGGAAAACGCcatgcagctgaaggagaagcgTTCTCGCACACAGGAGGCCAAAGACATCCGACGGGCGCAGAAAGAGGCAGTGGGAGGCTACACCGACCGCAGTGCCTCCTCTACGCCCGTCAAACTGGGCGGAGGTCGCAGCGGGACCACCGGACGCCGGCCTGATCTCATCCTGGAGAAAGGCGAGGTCATTGatttctcctccctcagctcTTCAGACCAAACACCGCTCACCAGCCCTTCACCATCACCTTCACCCGACTTCTCCGCCCCGGGGACGCCGGCGTCTCAATCAGCGACACCCAGCCTGTTGTCGGAGGCAGACCTCATCCCGGATGCGATGCCTCCGCAGGCGCTGTTCCATG ACGACGAGGAGATTGAGACGGAGGGAATGATCGACCCTGGGATGGAGTACATTCCTCCTCCAAGTGCCAGCCTTGTCGCCCGTAAGAAGCTCCGCCAAGCACCTCCTCACATCAAGCGTGAAGCAGACAGCGAGGAGGATGACGGTCGTGAGCATGAGGACGACTTTGAGGAGCCGGTGGGACGAGGTGAAGGTCCGTCTCTCTCTGCCGGGGGCTGTGTTGGTGCTGGAGGTCCTGAGCGGCGGAGGATTACTCATCCTGACAAAGCAGACGGCTCTGGTGGCATCTCCCAGAATCCTCGCTACGCACCTCTCACTCTTTACGAGGAGAGGATGCTGCTGCGCCGGCTGGACGCCTGCCCGCTGGCCTTGGCCGTCACCCCGCAGGCAAAACGCCTTCACAGGAAGCTGTTAATCCGCCAGGCCAAGAGGCAGAGAGGACTCCCCCTGCTGGACATCGACCGGGCAGTCAACGCCACCCTCAGCCTGGTGGGAGGGATTTATGGTGCCCAGGAGGCGGGGACACTGATGGGAGGTGGAGTCATGGGGAAGTACTGCACCAACAGCCACGAGCTGCGAATTCTTGATCGCTTCCAG accAACTTCTCCAGCAGACGAGGTGTCCAGCAGCCGTCTGTGTCCTTCTGGCACCGTCTGATGGGAGCTGAGGGAAGTTTGGACCAGAGCATCAAGAGTCCGTATACGTCCCGAATCCTGAAACCGTTCATCAG GAGGGATTACGAGAGTCGTCCGGTGAAGCTCAAGTTGTTGGCGGAGATCCGAGCTCACCCTCACAGAGCCGAGCCCGACTGGGTGCCGGAGCCCAACGCCCCCATCGACTACTGCTACGTCCGACCAAACCACATCCCCTCCGTCAACGCCATGTGTCACGACAGCTTCTGGCCAG gtgtgGACCTTTCCGAGTGTCTGCAGTACCCGGACTTCAGCGTGGTCGTCCTCTACCAGAAAGTCGTGATCGGCTTCGGTTTCATGGTGCCGGACGTGAAGTACAACGAGGCCTACATCTCGTTCCTGCAGGTCCACcctgagtggaggagagccGGCATCGGCACCTTCATGATCTACCACCTCATCCAG acgtGTATGGGGAAGGACGTGACGCTACACGTGTCGGCCAGTAATCCCGCCATGCTGTTGTATCAGAAGTTTGGTTTCAAGGCTGAAGAGTACATCCTGGACTTCTATGATAAGTACTACCCTGTGGACAGCACCGAGTGCCGCCACGCCTTCTTCCTCCGACTGAGACGATGA
- the LOC118124586 gene encoding protein PET117 homolog, mitochondrial isoform X1, translating to MSTASKLALGVSVVLTLSTVAAVHLNQAWDRQRLHEGVVRDLERWERKKENLRRLEEQKNLSRRLKEERDRAPPTGAALSQVDSGNRRLGDGQQQ from the exons ATGTCTACAGCCTCCAAGCTGGCGCTCGGTGTCTCTGTGGTTCTGACGCTCAGCACCGTGGCCGCCGTTCACCTCAACCAGGCCTGGGACCGACAG CGGCTCCACGAAGGTGTCGTCAGGGACCTGGAGCGctgggagaggaagaaggagaatcTGAGGAGGTTGGAGGAGCAGAAGAATCTGAGCAGACgcctgaaggaggagagagacagagcccCGCCCACAGGAGCAGCACTGAGCCAG GTGGATTCTGGGAACCGGAGGCTCGGTGATGGACAGCAGCAGTGA
- the LOC118124586 gene encoding protein PET117 homolog, mitochondrial isoform X2, giving the protein MSTASKLALGVSVVLTLSTVAAVHLNQAWDRQRLHEGVVRDLERWERKKENLRRLEEQKNLSRRLKEERDRAPPTGAALSQIT; this is encoded by the exons ATGTCTACAGCCTCCAAGCTGGCGCTCGGTGTCTCTGTGGTTCTGACGCTCAGCACCGTGGCCGCCGTTCACCTCAACCAGGCCTGGGACCGACAG CGGCTCCACGAAGGTGTCGTCAGGGACCTGGAGCGctgggagaggaagaaggagaatcTGAGGAGGTTGGAGGAGCAGAAGAATCTGAGCAGACgcctgaaggaggagagagacagagcccCGCCCACAGGAGCAGCACTGAGCCAG ATCACGTGA